A stretch of Bradyrhizobium sp. AZCC 2262 DNA encodes these proteins:
- a CDS encoding DedA family protein has product MLFPTDLTSFLDLIRQHGDAAYSLMFAYAASHSLLLALFAGYAAHSGSLSFGMLIAVCWFGSFAGDVIRFWIGRRYGARLLLRFPRFERPGQTVVRLTDRHYVWMILFHRFPHGIRGLAGFAYGISRLPWSTFLALNFAAAGLWSGAIVSAGYAFDQFSETSINNASSGLGIVMLVAFLGLSWVLSRKLDQIMERY; this is encoded by the coding sequence TTGCTGTTTCCGACGGATCTGACCTCGTTCCTCGACCTCATACGCCAGCACGGCGATGCGGCCTACAGCCTCATGTTTGCCTATGCGGCCTCGCATAGCCTGCTGCTTGCGCTGTTCGCGGGCTATGCGGCGCATTCCGGTAGCTTGAGTTTCGGCATGCTCATCGCGGTTTGCTGGTTCGGCAGTTTCGCCGGCGACGTCATTCGCTTCTGGATCGGGCGGCGCTATGGCGCCCGCCTGCTCCTTCGTTTTCCGCGGTTCGAGCGCCCCGGGCAGACCGTCGTTCGCCTGACGGACCGTCACTATGTCTGGATGATCCTGTTTCATCGTTTCCCGCATGGCATCCGCGGGCTTGCGGGATTTGCCTACGGAATATCGCGGCTGCCCTGGTCCACCTTCCTTGCACTCAACTTTGCCGCGGCGGGTCTTTGGTCCGGCGCAATTGTCTCGGCCGGCTATGCCTTTGATCAATTCTCGGAGACGTCCATCAACAATGCCTCTTCGGGCCTCGGCATCGTGATGCTGGTCGCGTTCCTCGGCCTGTCCTGGGTGCTCAGCAGGAAACTCGATCAGATCATGGAGCGATACTGA
- a CDS encoding DUF2336 domain-containing protein has translation MSVLQELNDAISKGTPESRLKALWHATDMLIMGHYTESEIWIFGEVIGRLSEEIELAARSQLARRLARSDKAPVYMINKLAFDDSIEVAGAILRYSERLGNEALVANARSKSQQHLLAISRRKSIDEPVTDVLVTRGDQEVASSVAINIGARFSDAGFLHLIKRSENDSILAEHLGRRRDIPRHLFQQMIAKASDEVRKKLEIERPEARNAVASVAGSLHAIFGPASKDYFAAKRTVGLQHQLGELGEVQILEYAQARKLNEAIVALSLLCTLPVDVVERAMLAQDREALLILAKALDLSWATTIALLFLGAPDHRIAAKDLDGMKAEFTRLDVETSKEVLKAYHSRKEAAGSNLSLRPQLHAL, from the coding sequence ATGTCGGTTCTTCAAGAGTTGAACGACGCCATCTCCAAAGGAACGCCCGAAAGTCGTTTGAAGGCTTTGTGGCATGCAACCGACATGCTGATCATGGGCCACTACACTGAAAGCGAGATCTGGATCTTTGGGGAAGTAATCGGACGTCTCTCGGAGGAGATTGAACTGGCTGCCCGCTCCCAGCTCGCAAGACGGCTGGCGCGAAGCGACAAGGCGCCGGTCTACATGATCAACAAGCTGGCATTCGACGATTCGATAGAGGTTGCCGGTGCCATCCTTCGCTATTCCGAGCGGCTTGGCAACGAAGCCCTGGTTGCGAACGCCCGCTCGAAAAGCCAGCAGCATCTCTTGGCGATCTCGCGGCGAAAATCAATCGACGAGCCGGTCACCGACGTGCTCGTAACGAGAGGCGACCAGGAGGTCGCAAGCTCCGTCGCCATCAACATCGGCGCGCGTTTTTCAGATGCAGGTTTTCTGCATTTGATCAAACGTTCCGAGAATGACTCCATATTGGCCGAGCATCTTGGCCGGCGTCGAGACATTCCAAGACACCTGTTCCAGCAGATGATCGCGAAGGCGTCTGACGAAGTACGAAAGAAACTTGAAATCGAACGGCCTGAGGCTCGGAACGCGGTCGCCAGCGTCGCCGGATCGTTGCATGCCATATTTGGCCCTGCGTCAAAGGATTATTTTGCCGCCAAAAGAACCGTAGGCCTGCAACACCAACTCGGTGAACTGGGAGAAGTCCAGATTCTCGAGTACGCCCAGGCGCGCAAGCTCAACGAAGCTATCGTCGCGCTGTCGCTGTTGTGCACGCTGCCAGTCGATGTTGTGGAACGAGCGATGCTTGCCCAGGATAGGGAGGCGTTGCTGATTTTGGCGAAAGCCCTCGATCTGTCCTGGGCGACGACCATCGCGTTGCTGTTTCTCGGGGCCCCCGATCATCGGATCGCGGCGAAGGATCTGGACGGGATGAAAGCGGAATTCACCAGGCTGGATGTCGAGACCTCCAAAGAGGTGCTGAAAGCCTATCACTCGCGCAAGGAAGCAGCAGGCTCCAATCTTAGTCTCCGTCCTCAACTCCACGCGCTCTGA
- the tcuB gene encoding tricarballylate utilization 4Fe-4S protein TcuB translates to MHGTRILEEADRLMTVCNSCRYCEGLCAVFPAMEMRRAFSDGDLNYLANLCHACGACYTDCQFSPPHEFNVNVPKTLAVARAESYAAYAWPRAFAGAFARNGLVISLVAALSVAAFIFGFAALNDRQVLFGTHTGPGAFYKLMPHNAMAALFGAAFLYAIVALVMGVRAFWRDIGEPVGMKTDIGALLQAIRDAGELRYLDGGGVGCFNEDDRPTDRRRLYHHLTFYGFALCFASTSVATLYHYLLAREAPYAWWDLPVVLGALGGIGLLIGPVGLFAERWKRDPVLVDEARYGMDVAFIVMLFLTSLTGMALLILRETAAMGPLLALHLGVVFSLFVTMPYGKFVHGIYRFVALVRYAMERKAMGHI, encoded by the coding sequence ATGCACGGAACGCGAATCCTGGAAGAGGCCGACCGGCTGATGACGGTCTGCAATTCCTGCCGCTATTGCGAAGGCCTTTGCGCGGTATTTCCGGCGATGGAAATGCGCCGCGCGTTTTCCGACGGCGACCTCAACTACCTCGCCAATCTCTGCCATGCCTGCGGCGCGTGCTACACCGATTGCCAGTTCTCGCCGCCGCATGAATTCAACGTCAATGTGCCGAAGACGCTGGCGGTAGCGCGGGCCGAATCCTACGCGGCTTATGCGTGGCCCCGTGCATTCGCCGGCGCGTTTGCGCGCAACGGGCTCGTCATCAGCCTCGTTGCCGCGCTCAGCGTCGCTGCGTTCATCTTCGGCTTCGCGGCGTTGAATGACCGGCAGGTGCTGTTTGGCACGCACACTGGCCCGGGCGCGTTCTACAAATTGATGCCGCATAATGCGATGGCGGCGTTGTTCGGCGCGGCGTTCCTGTATGCGATCGTGGCTTTGGTGATGGGCGTGCGCGCGTTCTGGCGTGATATCGGCGAACCCGTCGGCATGAAGACCGATATCGGCGCGCTGCTGCAGGCGATCCGCGATGCCGGCGAGTTGCGCTATCTCGACGGCGGCGGGGTCGGATGCTTCAACGAGGACGACCGCCCGACCGACCGCCGCAGGCTCTATCATCATCTGACGTTCTACGGCTTTGCGCTGTGTTTCGCCTCGACCTCTGTCGCGACGCTCTATCACTATCTGCTGGCGCGCGAGGCGCCGTATGCGTGGTGGGATCTGCCTGTCGTGCTCGGCGCGCTCGGCGGCATCGGGCTGCTGATCGGGCCAGTCGGCTTGTTCGCCGAGCGGTGGAAGCGCGATCCCGTGCTGGTCGATGAAGCCCGCTACGGCATGGATGTCGCATTCATCGTTATGCTGTTCCTGACCAGTCTCACAGGCATGGCGCTGTTGATCCTGCGCGAGACCGCGGCGATGGGGCCGCTGCTGGCGCTGCATCTCGGCGTGGTGTTCTCGCTGTTCGTCACCATGCCCTATGGCAAGTTCGTGCACGGCATCTACCGTTTCGTCGCGCTGGTGCGCTATGCGATGGAGCGGAAGGCGATGGGGCATATCTGA